The region TTATAGTTGTACGTTTGATAATGTGCCTAAGCAGCCACGCAAAAGAtcatgtatttttgtatatcACACAAGCGACATTGATTCCGATTTGTGCGCGCTATGTTATGATGATGTACCATGTGCTTCTAAATAAATAGTAGATCTCCACGTTCCTGTCTGAAGTTCTTGACATATTGATACATGGTGTCAGAAGTAAAAAAGTGAGTACGTTTTAAGTAACAGACACTTGCTTTGTGGAACATACATGGTGTATTGAGAAAAACGTCGAAGTACGTCTGTagacatcttcgctagccaagggttttcggtccactttgctccccataaacccttggcggatttcattacgaaaactcggtgacaagctccgttttatgattggctgcagctgcgagtagctgatccaatcgcagtgcttgtaaatataaactttaaaagaaaacacatgtgtgatctttggtaaaacattcagtgcttttaacaagttgaggcACAAGTTCTCGAGGacagtgcctccccaacgatggtctaaccagatcgctttaaaaacctatatattttactgggattatACATAGTTCtgcaaacttgtcaaggctcgcgtgaatGCATGGGAAGTAAACGTGGCGAATGCAGAAGTTGCCTATCCTGTTAGTATATTCGTTCCTGcctatggttattgcttttaaaggttcaatgagctctgttttattttatttttttttggttcgcATTATTCACGACAAAGATAACGGGTTTTATGGCATAAAAGCTTTCgtataaatcggcgactttttcactcccggtacagatccttacaaaacactacgaataaaacattccgtgctttcccatggttataacttaattcgtatttaatagcatcgttaattatgttccgatattcggtagtcaacatgttttcaagttgtattaatgccatAGTGTATAAAaaacccgttgtttaattcgattaaaatgtaaatatgcaaggggcgcaactcaagttgctcgctagatagcgccaccacatcaccgagttttcgtaatgaaatccgccaagggtttatggggagcaaagtggaccgaaaacccttggctagcgaagatggtctGTAGACCGAATTTCCTCGCATGCAGAGAAACGCAGCGTTGGAGTTTGAAGTAGACTTTATTCGTAAGAGCCGATGAGCATCACTGATCAGATTGACTTTAGTGAATCCTTACGACATTTATTCAATATGGGAGACCAGGCAGCGGCCATGCAGAGTCACATTCCGTTACCCCCGAAACTAGATTTAGGCGGGAACATTTCTCAAACATGGAAAACGTGGAAACAAATATGGAACTCTTACGTGATAGTGACAGGACTTGCAGACAAAGACAATGCGTACCAAGTGGCAACGTTTATTACCTGCATCGGACATGAAGCATTAGAGGTATATAACGGACTTCCGTTCagagatgaaaatgaaaaaaatgaccccACTGTCATCCTAAGATTAATGGAGGAGTACTGTGTGGGAAAGACAAACACGATATATGAAAGGTACGTCTTTAACAACAAGCATCAGGAATCCAGTGAATCTGTGGACGCTTACGTCACAAAATTGAGGAAACTATCACTGACATGTGAGTTTGGCCAGTTAGCAGATCAGATGATACGAGACAGAATAGTCTGTGGCATAAAAGACAATGCAGTTAGAAAAAAGTTACTACAAGAAGCTGACTTGTCATTACAGAAGTGCTTTGACATATGTCGAGCAGCTGAAAAGACTGCAACCCAGATTAAATCTATGAACCTGCAATATGAAGTTCATGCACTGAACAAGTCATCTAGAAAACCTCTCAAGGCCAACGCTCCACACAAGGAACAGAGAAAAGGAGGAAAGCCTCATCACGCCGGAGGAAAACCTCATCACGCATCAGGGAAATCTCACCAAGCAAAGAAAACCTCGTGCAGCTTTTGTGGATATCAGCATCCAAGAGAGAAGGAAGCTTGTCCAGCTTACGGCAAAGTCTGTGCAAATTGTGGCAACAAGAACCACTTTAAATCCGTATGCCGACAACCCGAGAAGAGAGTACATTTGTTGGAGAACTGCGACTCTGACTCTACATCTGATGATGAAATTCTCAGTGTGGAACAGACCTCGGGAAAAGAACATCCAAAGAAATTATTCGCTCGTATGAAAATTAATGACCAGTCAAAACTAGTGAAGTTTCAGATTGACTGTGGTGCAACCTGCAATGTGTTAAGCCAGGACATTATCCCGAAAAATGTGAGACTTCATAGAGGACAGCACACCTTGAGAGTCTACAATGGCCAAGAGATGAAGACCATTGGTGCCTGCGAAATTACCTTGACCAATCCAAAGAACGGAGAAAGTTATGATGAGAACTTTGTCGTTGTCAATAGTGGGTCACACCCCATTCTGGGTTCAAGCACAAGTCAACGTATGAAATTAATTGCTGTACAGCATGATAACATCATGAACATAGAGGACTCCGCTGAGGATCGGAAACTCTCTATGGAAGAAATTGAGAAGAAGTTTGGAGACATCTTCACTGGAAATGGACGTTTCAGTGAACAAGTACATCTGGAAGTAGATAATACGGTTCCCCCAGTGAAACTTCCATTGCGACGAGTCTCAGTCGCAGTCAAACCCCTACTACAGCAAGAGCTGAAAAGGCTGGAAGGGTTACAAGTCATTGAAGCAGTGAACCAGCCAACTGACTGGGTCTCGAGCCTCTTAGCATTCAAGAAATCCAATGGCAAGTTACGTATTTGCTTTGAACAAGGCCCTGCGGCGCAGTCATTACCCACTTCCGATAATCGAAGATATATTACCGGATTTAGCAAAAGCACGTATCTTCACACTCTGTGATGTGAAGAATGGGTTCTGGCACGTTGAGCTAGATGAGCCGTCCAGCTATCTTACAACCTTCGAAACTCCATATGGACGTTATCGCTGGCGTCGTCGACCATTTGGGGTCTCACCAGCACCGGAAATATTCCAGCATCGATTGGAACTAGCCATTCAAAACTTACCTGGTGTTAAGGCTGTAGCAGATGACATCCTCATCTACAGAGAAGGAGAAAGTGAAGAGGAAGCCATACGTGACCATGATCAGAAGCTGAGCAGATTCCTTTATCGTTGCCGTGAACAAGGAATCAAGTTGAACAAGGACAAGTTCAAGTTGCGACTAAAAGAAATGCCCTACATTGGACATGTACTGACAACCAAGGGACTGAAGCCTGACCCTCATAAAGTACAGGCTATCATTGACTTTGAAACTCCTAAGGATGTAGCCGGTGTTCATAGATTCCTAGGACTAGTGAACTACCTAGCCAAGTTTATGAACAACTTAAGTGTCATGTGCGATCCGATTCGTTCCCTCATACACAAGAACGTTGTTTGGAGATGGACACATGAGCATGAAGAAGCCTTTAGCAAGATCAAAGAAGCAATATCACAGGCACCTGTATTGAAATACTTCGACTCGAAACTAGAAACGACGCTGCAGTGTGATGCATCAAGCACTGGACTTGGCGCAACCCTTCTACAGCAAGGACAGCCTATCGCTTATGCGAGCAGAGCCTTGACTCCAGCTGAACAGCAGTATGCACAGATTGAAAAAGAGCTATTGGCTGTGGTGTTTGGAATGGAACGATTCAACCAGTACACATATGGACGAAAAGTACTTGTGGAAAGCGACCACAAACCCTTAGAAATAATTCACAAGAAACCTCTGATCTCCGCTCCAAAACGCCTTCAACGCATGTTATTGAGACTACAGAAGTACGAAATTGAGATCATGTACAAGCCAGGCAAGGAAATGTACGTGGCAGACGCTCTATCCAGAGCTCATCCCAAAAAACTATCCAAAGAAGCTTGTACAGAAGAAGTGTTCAAGATATTTGAAGATATCAACATGGTGGAATACCTACCAATCTAACAAGCAAGGatgttgaaaattaaacaaaccaGTGACGTAACACACGAGTTGCTGAAGAAAACTATCCTTGAAGGATGGCCG is a window of Crassostrea angulata isolate pt1a10 unplaced genomic scaffold, ASM2561291v2 HiC_scaffold_146, whole genome shotgun sequence DNA encoding:
- the LOC128169527 gene encoding uncharacterized protein LOC128169527 yields the protein MGDQAAAMQSHIPLPPKLDLGGNISQTWKTWKQIWNSYVIVTGLADKDNAYQVATFITCIGHEALEVYNGLPFRDENEKNDPTVILRLMEEYCVGKTNTIYERYVFNNKHQESSESVDAYVTKLRKLSLTCEFGQLADQMIRDRIVCGIKDNAVRKKLLQEADLSLQKCFDICRAAEKTATQIKSMNLQYEVHALNKSSRKPLKANAPHKEQRKGGKPHHAGGKPHHASGKSHQAKKTSCSFCGYQHPREKEACPAYGKVCANCGNKNHFKSVCRQPEKRVHLLENCDSDSTSDDEILSVEQTSGKEHPKKLFARMKINDQSKLVKFQIDCGATCNVLSQDIIPKNVRLHRGQHTLRVYNGQEMKTIGACEITLTNPKNGESYDENFVVVNSGSHPILGSSTSQRMKLIAVQHDNIMNIEDSAEDRKLSMEEIEKKFGDIFTGNGRFSEQVHLEVDNTVPPVKLPLRRVSVAVKPLLQQELKRLEGLQVIEAVNQPTDWVSSLLAFKKSNDEPSSYLTTFETPYGRYRWRRRPFGVSPAPEIFQHRLELAIQNLPGVKAVADDILIYREGESEEEAIRDHDQKLSRFLYRCREQGIKLNKDKFKLRLKEMPYIGHVLTTKGLKPDPHKVQAIIDFETPKDVAGVHRFLGLVNYLAKFMNNLSVMCDPIRSLIHKNVVWRWTHEHEEAFSKIKEAISQAPVLKYFDSKLETTLQCDASSTGLGATLLQQGQPIAYASRALTPAEQQYAQIEKELLAVVFGMERFNQYTYGRKVLVESDHKPLEIIHKKPLISAPKRLQRMLLRLQKYEIEIMYKPGKEMYVADALSRAHPKKLSKEACTEEVFKIFEDINMVEYLPI